From the genome of Pelobacter propionicus DSM 2379, one region includes:
- a CDS encoding Ig-like domain-containing protein — protein MKTNLLSLITALALSLAAYSTCFASGSVTLQWDPNSDSDLAGYRVYYRMDSAEMPFNGTGAVEGAAPIDVKTLTSATLSGLEAGHTYYFAVTAYNTAGLESSYSNVIVETIPLADTTAPSVSSFSLPSTSSSLTVAITSLRASDNIGVTGYLLTEGATTMPQPSASGWSAAPPTSHTFSSPGVKSLYAWARDGAGNVSNAVGRSVTITLPKASTSLQTGSLLVSLTSPSAGSVVSGTVTVGASASGKTKVGKVMFYLDGSLKASDTKAPFSYSWNTKTSPNGSHTLMARAYDAAGNVALSSIPVTVSNDTIAPKVAVTSPVAGSRASGTVMVSAAASDNVKVTRVEFYLNGSLKASDTVAPYGYSWNTSTAANGSHTLMARAYDAAGNMGTTSVGVIVSNDTTAPAIAITSPSDGSRVGGTVTVSAKASDAVGVSRVLFFLDGVLKAADTTSPYSYSWNTKTTGNGRHTLLVRAYDAAGNSRQATARVNVKN, from the coding sequence ATGAAAACCAATCTGCTCTCGTTGATTACCGCACTGGCGCTCTCCCTGGCGGCATACAGCACATGCTTCGCCTCCGGCAGCGTGACCCTACAGTGGGATCCCAACAGCGACAGCGATCTGGCCGGCTACCGGGTCTATTACCGGATGGACTCGGCCGAAATGCCCTTCAACGGCACCGGAGCAGTTGAAGGGGCTGCCCCCATCGACGTCAAAACCCTTACCTCGGCCACCCTGAGCGGCCTGGAGGCGGGGCATACCTACTATTTCGCGGTAACCGCCTACAATACAGCCGGACTGGAGAGCTCCTACTCCAATGTCATTGTGGAAACCATCCCCCTTGCCGATACGACCGCGCCGAGCGTGTCGTCGTTTTCCCTTCCCTCCACATCGAGCTCCCTGACTGTTGCGATCACCAGCCTGAGGGCCAGTGACAACATCGGCGTCACCGGTTACCTGCTGACCGAAGGGGCCACCACCATGCCCCAGCCCAGCGCTTCCGGGTGGTCGGCCGCCCCCCCCACGTCCCATACCTTCTCCAGCCCTGGCGTAAAGTCGCTCTACGCATGGGCCAGGGACGGGGCGGGCAACGTCTCCAACGCAGTGGGCAGGAGCGTAACCATCACCCTGCCCAAGGCGAGCACGTCCCTGCAGACGGGCTCCCTCCTGGTCTCCCTCACATCGCCATCCGCCGGTTCCGTGGTGAGCGGCACCGTCACGGTCGGCGCATCTGCCTCCGGCAAAACGAAGGTGGGCAAGGTCATGTTTTACCTTGACGGTTCGCTCAAGGCCAGCGACACCAAGGCCCCCTTCAGCTACAGCTGGAACACCAAAACATCACCCAACGGCAGCCATACCCTCATGGCCAGGGCCTACGACGCTGCCGGAAACGTGGCTCTGAGTAGCATACCGGTGACGGTGTCCAACGATACCATTGCTCCCAAGGTTGCTGTCACCTCTCCCGTTGCCGGCTCACGGGCAAGCGGCACCGTCATGGTCAGCGCCGCGGCCAGCGACAATGTGAAGGTAACCAGGGTTGAGTTCTACCTGAACGGTTCCCTCAAGGCCAGCGACACGGTGGCCCCCTACGGCTACAGCTGGAACACCAGCACAGCAGCCAACGGCAGCCATACCCTCATGGCCAGGGCCTATGACGCTGCCGGGAATATGGGCACGACAAGCGTAGGGGTGATAGTGTCCAACGACACCACCGCTCCCGCGATTGCCATCACATCACCCTCTGACGGCTCCCGGGTGGGCGGCACCGTCACGGTCAGCGCCAAAGCCTCGGACGCGGTTGGCGTCAGCAGGGTCCTGTTCTTCCTTGACGGCGTACTGAAAGCTGCTGACACAACGTCCCCCTACAGCTACAGCTGGAACACCAAGACAACAGGAAACGGCCGCCATACCCTCCTGGTCAGGGCCTATGATGCGGCGGGAAACAGCCGGCAGGCGACGGCGCGGGTAAACGTGAAAAACTGA
- a CDS encoding YdcF family protein, which translates to MKSITTRYVRWLFIVAALWLILVAFPSVPSVRAWLAAPLVVQNMHARGDACYVLAGGGALWERLDAAADLVQMGRVPLILLMRDDSRGQYRFTARTSWSRTQWAVDYLAWRGVPKERIVLLSPVEGALGTLAEARAVARHLSKQVKSLVLVSSAPHMRRTVLAFRRSLPSAVGVIPYAATSLENSFELYHPIWLEYLKLLVYLVIA; encoded by the coding sequence GTGAAGTCGATTACCACTCGTTATGTCAGATGGTTATTCATCGTCGCCGCCCTGTGGCTCATCCTGGTTGCCTTCCCCTCTGTTCCGTCGGTCCGGGCCTGGCTGGCCGCACCGCTCGTCGTCCAGAATATGCATGCCCGTGGCGATGCCTGCTATGTCCTGGCTGGCGGGGGGGCGTTGTGGGAGAGACTGGACGCGGCGGCCGACCTGGTGCAGATGGGGCGGGTGCCCCTGATCCTGCTGATGCGGGACGATTCCCGCGGCCAGTACCGCTTCACGGCCCGGACCTCCTGGAGCAGGACGCAATGGGCCGTTGACTACCTGGCCTGGCGCGGAGTCCCGAAAGAGCGGATCGTGCTCCTGTCTCCGGTCGAGGGGGCGCTGGGCACCCTGGCCGAGGCGAGAGCCGTTGCCCGACATCTGTCGAAGCAGGTAAAAAGCCTGGTGCTGGTCAGTTCGGCGCCCCACATGCGGCGCACCGTGCTGGCCTTCAGGAGGTCACTGCCTTCCGCCGTCGGGGTTATCCCCTATGCAGCGACATCGCTGGAGAACAGCTTCGAGCTGTACCACCCCATCTGGCTTGAATACCTGAAGCTGTTGGTCTACCTGGTGATTGCCTGA
- a CDS encoding Txe/YoeB family addiction module toxin, with protein MPDRLVWTFAAWEDYQYWQTQDKKTLKRINLLIRDAMRSPFEGIGKPEALRENLSGFWSRRIDETNRLIYAVDGIDLVVIACRYHY; from the coding sequence ATGCCTGACCGACTGGTCTGGACATTCGCAGCCTGGGAAGACTATCAGTACTGGCAGACCCAGGATAAAAAGACGCTGAAACGCATCAACCTGCTGATCCGGGATGCCATGCGCAGTCCGTTTGAAGGAATTGGCAAGCCCGAGGCCTTGAGGGAAAATCTTTCCGGCTTCTGGTCCCGTCGCATTGATGAGACGAATCGTCTGATATACGCTGTGGATGGCATCGATCTGGTCGTGATTGCCTGTCGTTACCACTATTGA
- a CDS encoding type II toxin-antitoxin system Phd/YefM family antitoxin: protein MRVVNFSDARNHLKHVIDQTIEDSDYTIISRRDSPGAVLMSLDTFNSLMETVHLLKTPANAAHLAKSIEQYRAGQLVHEKLTDA, encoded by the coding sequence ATGAGGGTTGTGAATTTTTCCGATGCACGCAATCATCTAAAACATGTGATCGACCAGACAATTGAAGATTCGGATTATACGATCATCTCAAGGCGGGATTCTCCAGGCGCCGTTCTCATGTCCCTCGACACTTTCAACAGCCTCATGGAGACCGTTCATCTCCTGAAAACACCTGCCAACGCAGCCCACCTTGCCAAATCAATCGAACAGTACCGAGCGGGACAACTGGTACACGAAAAACTGACCGATGCCTGA
- a CDS encoding type II toxin-antitoxin system HicB family antitoxin, producing MNVKRIKPVAASYPFEAYGHVIAPLSTEDGGGYMITFPDLPGCISDGETMEEALINGRDAFNSWVSAQTDMGRQIPAPSHYDEEGKPVKFVQRLPRSLHATLQARAKAEGVSINTLVLMLISEGLGRREGAEDRRKAA from the coding sequence ATGAACGTCAAACGCATCAAGCCCGTTGCTGCATCCTATCCCTTTGAAGCCTACGGCCATGTCATCGCGCCGCTATCGACCGAGGACGGCGGCGGGTACATGATCACCTTCCCCGACCTTCCCGGTTGCATATCAGACGGTGAAACCATGGAAGAAGCGCTCATCAACGGACGTGACGCCTTTAACAGTTGGGTATCGGCACAGACCGACATGGGGCGGCAGATCCCGGCACCTTCGCATTACGACGAGGAGGGCAAGCCGGTCAAATTCGTTCAGAGGCTTCCCCGTTCTCTCCATGCCACCCTTCAGGCACGGGCAAAAGCCGAAGGCGTCAGTATCAACACTCTTGTGCTGATGCTCATTTCCGAGGGACTCGGGAGGCGGGAAGGCGCGGAGGATCGGCGTAAGGCGGCCTAG